A part of Cannabis sativa cultivar Pink pepper isolate KNU-18-1 chromosome 6, ASM2916894v1, whole genome shotgun sequence genomic DNA contains:
- the LOC115725202 gene encoding cyclic nucleotide-gated ion channel 4, whose protein sequence is MASAASATTTNTTDLHHQYQREISFNTYNTRQYFTDEETSDEGDDVGEREKILEEDEELIDGEDSDENKYDKESKRRGGGGGGRWWLGEGAARVLDPRAKWVQEWNRVFLLVCATGLFVDPLFFYALSVSDTCMCLFVDGWFAVTVTVLRCMTDALHVWNMWLQLKMAKRSFSVVSAVDGTGAAGSAASGMSDAASSRSVALRYLKAKRGFLFDLFVILPLPQIVLWVAIPSLLEKGSVTIVMTVFLIIFLFQYLPKIYHSVCLLRRMQNLSGYIFGTVWWGIALNMIAYFVASHAAGACWYLLGIQRATQCLKEQCRKTSGCGVGILSCQEPIYYGSTRMVRGEARVGWALNKQVRSACLDSADNYNYGAYRWTVQLVTNTNRLEKMLFPIFWGLMTLSTFGNLESTTEWLEVVFNIIVLTSGLLLVTMLIGNIKVFLHATTSKKQAMQLKMRNIEWWMRKRHLPPGFRQRVRNYERQRWAAMRGVDECEMIRNLPEGLRRDIKYHLCLDLVRQVPLFQHMDDLVLENICDRVKSLIFTKGETITREGDPVQRMLFVVRGHLQSTQVLRDGLKSFCMLGPGNFSGDELLSWCLRRPFIERLPPSSSTLITLETTEAFGLEAEDVKYVTQHFRYTFVNEKVKRSARYYSPGWRTWAAVAIQLAWRRYKHRLTLTSLSFIRPRRPLSRCSSLGEDRLRIYTALLTSPKPNQDDFDF, encoded by the exons ATGGCTAGTGCGGCTAGTGCTACTACTACTAATACTACCGATCTTCACCATCAATACCAGAGAGAAATATCTTTCAATACTTACAATACCAGGCAGTACTTCACAGATGAAGAGACTAGCGACGAAGGAGACGATGtaggagagagagaaaaaatacTAGAAGAAGATGAGGAACTAATAGATGGTGAGGACAGCGATGAAAATAAGTACGACAAAGAATCCAAGAGGCGCGGAGGCGGAGGAGGAGGGCGGTGGTGGTTGGGTGAAGGGGCGGCGCGTGTGTTGGACCCGAGGGCGAAGTGGGTCCAGGAATGGAACAGGGTGTTCTTGTTGGTGTGCGCCACTGGGCTTTTTGTGGACCCGCTCTTCTTCTACGCCCTATCAGTAAGCGACACGTGTATGTGTCTCTTCGTCGATGGGTGGTTCGCCGTAACGGTAACGGTCCTCAGGTGCATGACGGACGCCTTACACGTGTGGAACATGTGGCTACAGCTGAAGATGGCGAAACGGTCGTTTTCCGTGGTTAGCGCCGTGGATGGGACCGGTGCCGCTGGCTCCGCCGCTAGCGGGATGAGTGATGCCGCCTCGTCTAGGTCTGTGGCTTTAAGGTACTTGAAAGCCAAGAGAGGCTTTCTGTTTGACCTCTTTGTCATTCTTCCTTTGCCTCAG ATTGTACTATGGGTAGCAATTCCATCTCTATTAGAAAAAGGATCAGTGACGATAGTAATGACGGTGTTCTTAATAATATTTCTGTTCCAATATCTCCCAAAGATTTACCACTCCGTCTGCCTCTTGCGTCGCATGCAAAACCTCTCTGGTTACATCTTTGGAACTGTTTGGTGGGGCATTGCTCTAAACATGATTGCATATTTTGTCGCCTCCCAC GCTGCAGGAGCATGTTGGTATCTGTTGGGTATCCAAAGAGCAACACAGTGCTTAAAAGAGCAATGTAGAAAGACAAGTGGGTGTGGAGTAGGAATATTGTCTTGTCAAGAGCCTATTTACTATGGGAGTACAAGAATGGTGAGAGGGGAGGCTAGAGTTGGATGGGCACTCAACAAGCAGGTAAGGTCTGCCTGCTTAGACAGCGCAGATAACTACAACTACGGGGCATATAGGTGGACCGTTCAGCTTGTCACCAACACCAACCGCTTGGAAAAAATGCTTTTTCCAATCTTTTGGGGCCTCATGACTCTCAG CACATTTGGGAACTTAGAGAGCACAACCGAATGGTTAGAAGTTGTGTTCAATATCATTGTCTTGACTAGTGGACTCCTTTTAGTTACCATGTTGATTGGAAACATCAAG gtgTTTCTGCATGCAACCAcgtccaaaaaacaagcaatgCAACTCAAGATGAGGAACATAGAGTGGTGGATGAGGAAGAGGCATTTGCCTCCGGGCTTCAGGCAACGTGTTCGGAACTATGAGCGCCAGCGTTGGGCCGCCATGCGCGGCGTCGATGAATGTGAGATGATTAGGAACCTTCCTGAGGGTCTTAGGAGAGACATCAAGTATCATCTCTGCTTAGATTTAGTTAGACAG GTACCTCTGTTCCAACACATGGATGATCTGGTCCTTGAGAATATATGCGACCGTGTCAAATCCCTCATTTTCACCAAGGGAGAAACG ATAACAAGAGAAGGCGACCCAGTTCAGAGAATGCTGTTTGTAGTAAGAGGGCATCTCCAAAGCACCCAAGTGCTCCGAGACGGTCTCAAAAGTTTCTGCATGTTGGGCCCCGGAAACTTCAGTGGCGACGAGCTCCTCTCATGGTGTCTCCGCCGACCTTTCATCGAAAGACTCCCACCATCCTCCTCCACACTCATAACTCTAGAAACCACAGAGGCCTTTGGCCTGGAAGCCGAGGACGTCAAGTACGTCACCCAACACTTCCGCTACACATTCGTGAACGAGAAAGTTAAGCGCAGCGCGAGGTACTACTCTCCTGGGTGGCGGACATGGGCGGCGGTGGCCATTCAGTTGGCTTGGAGAAGGTACAAGCATAGGTTGACTTTGACTTCGCTGTCGTTTATTAGGCCTAGGAGACCTCTGTCGAGGTGTTCGTCTTTGGGGGAAGACCGGCTTAGGATTTATACTGCTTTGTTAACTTCGCCAAAGCCAAACCAAGATGACTTTGATTTTTGA